Proteins from one Oscillatoria nigro-viridis PCC 7112 genomic window:
- a CDS encoding site-2 protease family protein, whose translation MFPTTLFHVPQNVMLLLDRSAIDRLKPLLAQATGMPVVASENTATIALVLVALGILGWGFYRARPFGKLGILAWLQSVALMSPWLLFFGLFAAGIYLNLVAVLLLLVASTGLYIYLGRQLRKAASDTVLPRPDAAEVKSQSDAFSAPESQRPPAPETVKIVTSSPANNESEIIPVPVEDLKAIKGIFGIDTFFATETIPYQDGVILKGNLRGDPEQVHSRLTASLEERLNDRYRLFLVENQDDKPVVIILPSTNDPQPTTVYQKILAVVLLLATIATSLETGGLLLGFDFFNSPARYLEVLPIAAGIWAVLGSGEIARRVLANRYKVGLSWPFFIPTLQIGCFGALDRFESLLPNRKVLFDIAFAGSAAGGIVSVLMLVTGLLLSHPGSLFQIPAEFFKGSVLVGTLAKVVLGSALQQQIVDVHPLVVIGWLGLVITAINLMPAGQLDGGRIVQAIYGRKIASRTTLATFVVLAIVSLVNPLALYWAIVILILQRNLERPSLNELTEPDDARAALGLLALFLMIAALLPLTPALAGRLGIGN comes from the coding sequence ATGTTCCCAACAACTCTATTTCACGTTCCCCAAAATGTAATGCTATTACTCGACCGCAGCGCGATCGACCGATTAAAGCCCCTATTGGCGCAAGCAACCGGAATGCCTGTAGTTGCATCGGAAAATACGGCAACAATTGCGCTCGTATTGGTTGCTCTGGGAATTCTGGGTTGGGGATTTTATCGCGCTAGACCTTTTGGCAAACTGGGAATTTTGGCTTGGTTGCAGTCTGTTGCGCTGATGAGTCCCTGGCTGCTGTTCTTTGGTTTGTTCGCCGCCGGAATTTACCTCAATCTAGTGGCGGTATTGTTGCTGCTGGTGGCATCCACGGGATTGTACATTTATCTGGGCCGGCAATTGCGTAAGGCTGCATCTGATACAGTGCTGCCGCGGCCCGATGCTGCTGAGGTAAAGTCGCAAAGCGATGCTTTCTCTGCCCCTGAGTCGCAGCGACCACCAGCCCCAGAAACCGTTAAGATCGTCACCTCGTCGCCTGCGAATAATGAATCAGAAATAATTCCCGTTCCAGTGGAAGACCTCAAGGCAATTAAAGGCATCTTTGGAATTGATACTTTCTTTGCCACAGAAACGATTCCCTATCAAGATGGGGTAATCTTGAAAGGCAATCTCCGAGGAGACCCAGAACAAGTACACTCGCGTTTGACGGCAAGTTTGGAAGAAAGATTAAACGATCGCTACCGTCTATTTTTAGTAGAAAATCAGGACGACAAGCCCGTAGTTATTATCTTGCCCAGCACCAACGACCCCCAGCCAACTACCGTATATCAAAAAATCCTAGCAGTCGTGCTGCTGCTGGCAACAATTGCTACTAGCTTAGAGACAGGCGGTTTGCTGCTGGGTTTCGATTTCTTTAACTCGCCGGCTAGATATCTAGAAGTTTTGCCAATTGCAGCCGGAATTTGGGCGGTTTTAGGCTCTGGGGAAATTGCTCGCCGAGTGCTGGCAAATCGGTACAAGGTTGGCTTGAGTTGGCCGTTTTTTATACCAACTTTGCAGATAGGTTGTTTTGGAGCGCTCGACCGTTTTGAGTCGCTGCTGCCCAACCGTAAAGTTTTGTTTGACATCGCTTTTGCCGGATCGGCGGCTGGGGGAATAGTTTCTGTGCTAATGCTGGTAACGGGTTTGCTGCTGTCTCACCCCGGCAGTTTGTTTCAAATTCCCGCAGAATTTTTCAAGGGCTCGGTTTTGGTGGGAACTTTGGCAAAAGTGGTTTTGGGTTCGGCTTTGCAGCAGCAGATTGTTGACGTTCACCCGCTGGTTGTGATCGGTTGGTTGGGCTTGGTAATAACGGCGATTAATTTGATGCCGGCGGGACAATTGGACGGGGGTAGAATCGTGCAAGCCATCTACGGTCGGAAAATAGCCAGTCGCACTACTTTGGCGACTTTTGTGGTGCTGGCCATCGTTTCTTTAGTTAATCCTTTGGCTCTGTATTGGGCGATCGTGATTCTGATTTTACAGCGGAATCTGGAGCGGCCGAGCCTCAACGAGCTGACTGAGCCTGACGACGCTCGCGCGGCTTTGGGTTTGCTAGCTTTGTTCTTGATGATTGCTGCGCTGTTGCCGTTGACTCCGGCTTTGGCTGGCCGTCTGGGAATCGGGAACTAG